Proteins encoded together in one Qingshengfaniella alkalisoli window:
- the folK gene encoding 2-amino-4-hydroxy-6-hydroxymethyldihydropteridine diphosphokinase produces the protein MHRYTKLRASQVSLHKFETLALVSLGGNLSSGELSPIQSLQDAAHQLDCFPFRIKQSSPVFATPCFPAGAGPDYVNAAVAISAPLKPAELLVALSEIEQEHGRERKRRWGARTLDLDLLAVGSVVLPDRPTFEHWRNLPLNRQQLETPTDLVLPHPRIQDRGFVLVPLARIAPDWRHPVLDRTVQQMLDDLPRSALEGIRELPEALI, from the coding sequence ATGCATAGGTATACAAAATTGCGGGCCTCGCAAGTGAGTTTACACAAATTTGAAACATTGGCTCTCGTATCACTTGGCGGGAACCTTTCATCTGGCGAATTGTCGCCTATACAGAGTTTACAAGATGCGGCCCATCAGCTTGATTGTTTCCCTTTCCGGATCAAACAATCAAGCCCTGTATTCGCAACACCCTGCTTTCCGGCTGGCGCTGGTCCTGACTATGTGAACGCTGCCGTGGCCATCTCGGCACCTTTGAAGCCTGCGGAGCTTCTGGTCGCACTGTCGGAGATCGAGCAGGAGCACGGGCGTGAACGAAAGCGACGTTGGGGCGCACGTACGTTGGACCTGGATTTGCTGGCTGTAGGCAGTGTCGTTTTACCTGATCGTCCCACATTCGAACATTGGCGCAATCTACCGCTTAATCGACAGCAATTGGAAACTCCGACAGATCTGGTGCTGCCTCACCCGCGCATTCAGGATCGGGGTTTCGTCTTGGTCCCGCTTGCTCGTATCGCGCCCGACTGGCGACATCCCGTGTTGGACAGGACGGTTCAGCAGATGCTTGACGACTTGCCGCGTTCCGCGCTGGAGGGGATTCGCGAGTTGCCGGAGGCCCTAATTTAA
- the rpoZ gene encoding DNA-directed RNA polymerase subunit omega → MARVTVEDCVDKVPNRFELVMLASHRAREIATGAPLTVDRDNDKNPVVSLREIAEETQSADDLRERLIESYQTQIEVDEPEDDQMSLLMGVEADKPAEDDMSEEKLLRALMEAQGQK, encoded by the coding sequence ATGGCACGCGTCACAGTCGAAGATTGCGTAGACAAAGTCCCGAACCGTTTCGAGCTTGTTATGCTCGCATCGCACCGTGCGCGTGAAATCGCCACAGGTGCCCCGCTTACCGTGGATCGCGACAACGACAAAAACCCGGTCGTCAGTCTGCGTGAGATCGCCGAGGAAACACAATCCGCCGACGATCTGCGAGAACGGCTGATTGAAAGCTATCAGACTCAGATCGAGGTAGACGAACCCGAAGACGATCAGATGTCGCTGCTCATGGGTGTCGAAGCCGACAAGCCCGCTGAAGACGACATGTCCGAGGAAAAGTTGCTACGTGCGCTCATGGAAGCGCAGGGGCAGAAGTAA
- a CDS encoding NYN domain-containing protein produces the protein MFYRDERLALFIDGSNLYAAAKALGFDIDYKLLRQEFMRRGKLLRAFYYTALLENDEYSPIRPLVDWLHYNGFNMVTKPAKEYIDAQGRRKVKGNMDIELTVDAMELAPHLDHIVLFSGDGDFRPLIEALQRKGVRVSVVSTIRSQPPMISDELRRQADNFIELDELREVIGRPPREDRDGEPAKPRQHQTEETSA, from the coding sequence ATGTTTTATCGCGACGAACGGCTGGCGCTGTTCATCGATGGTTCCAACCTTTACGCGGCAGCCAAGGCACTCGGCTTCGACATTGATTACAAACTGCTGCGTCAAGAATTCATGCGTCGCGGTAAACTTTTGCGCGCGTTCTATTACACTGCACTGCTTGAGAATGATGAGTATTCTCCGATTCGTCCGCTTGTTGACTGGTTGCATTACAACGGGTTCAACATGGTCACGAAGCCTGCAAAGGAATACATTGACGCGCAAGGCCGCCGGAAGGTCAAAGGCAACATGGACATCGAACTGACGGTCGATGCCATGGAACTTGCCCCGCATCTCGATCACATTGTGTTGTTTTCCGGTGACGGCGACTTCCGCCCGCTGATCGAAGCCCTTCAGCGCAAGGGTGTGCGCGTCTCTGTTGTATCTACCATCCGGTCGCAGCCGCCGATGATCTCAGATGAGCTGCGCCGTCAGGCCGATAATTTCATCGAGCTGGACGAACTGCGTGAAGTCATCGGTCGCCCCCCGCGCGAAGATCGCGATGGTGAGCCCGCGAAGCCTCGCCAACATCAGACCGAGGAAACCTCTGCATAA